A stretch of Rhodothermales bacterium DNA encodes these proteins:
- a CDS encoding helix-turn-helix domain-containing protein: protein MFKYGQYCPVAQALEILGDRWTLLIVRDLLSGTRHFNHLARGLPGISRGLLASRLQRLQDTGLLEKEESAGGRTATTYVLTEAGLALRPVIGALMVWGANWSFGEPDPKALDPLLLMWWMHDRVHTDRLPADRIVIEFNFRTASRDLYWLVVKPGDVSLCVQHPGFDVDVFVEADLAIYYKVWMGWLDYEAAVGAGLIRLDALPAYRRDFPSWFAWSIAAPTIRSVRDARASAPNET from the coding sequence ATGTTCAAGTATGGCCAGTATTGCCCCGTAGCGCAGGCGCTCGAGATCCTCGGCGACCGATGGACCCTGCTGATCGTTCGCGACCTCCTGAGTGGAACGCGGCACTTCAATCATCTCGCCCGCGGCCTGCCCGGGATATCGCGCGGTCTGCTGGCAAGTCGTCTGCAGCGCCTGCAGGATACCGGGCTGCTGGAAAAAGAGGAATCGGCGGGCGGACGAACCGCGACCACGTACGTGCTGACGGAAGCCGGCCTCGCCTTGCGCCCCGTCATCGGGGCGCTCATGGTCTGGGGCGCCAACTGGAGTTTCGGTGAGCCTGACCCCAAAGCGCTCGATCCGCTGCTTTTAATGTGGTGGATGCACGACCGGGTCCACACCGATCGGCTTCCTGCGGACCGCATCGTGATCGAATTCAACTTCCGCACCGCGTCGCGCGATCTTTACTGGCTTGTCGTCAAACCCGGCGATGTGTCTCTGTGCGTTCAACACCCCGGGTTCGATGTCGATGTGTTCGTGGAAGCGGACCTGGCCATCTACTACAAGGTCTGGATGGGATGGCTGGACTACGAAGCAGCGGTCGGCGCCGGCCTGATCCGGCTGGATGCCTTGCCGGCGTACCGCCGCGATTTCCCGTCCTGGTTCGCGTGGAGCATCGCCGCACCCACCATCCGCAGCGTCCGCGACGCGCGCGCATCAGCCCCGAACGAAACATGA
- a CDS encoding vanadium-dependent haloperoxidase translates to MIFPLIPCILLILNLVPGFAIHAVKPDPTNEAAIAWNRTAYTIAHQHDQFNSFIGVRALAMSSLAMHDALNGIDRRFEPYATRTDAPDADPIAAISQAAYDVLAAAYPARKDTLRGELERWLGTVDDAGARARGVALGHETAAALIRLRDGDGHEKNGDYTPMTKPGDYQYTPGFDYVWKPDFSYARPFTLDSLTQFHAPPPPPLTSEAYARSLNEVKAYGKAGSTVRSADQTHIAHWWAEFGEHGWNRIGRITAQERNLPLWETVRMFALINVNLYDLYLVSFESKYAYDTWRPYTAIRQADEDGNPATEKDPDWQPEMVTPPWPEYPSAHAAVGAGGAEIVAAVYGTPMVGFTMASVTAPEGQPNRTYASLDAAADDCADSRIYNGFHFRFATEAGKRQGRALARHVVQRILRPVNR, encoded by the coding sequence ATGATCTTCCCGCTCATACCCTGCATCCTGCTCATCCTCAACCTCGTGCCCGGCTTCGCCATCCACGCCGTGAAGCCCGATCCAACCAACGAAGCCGCCATCGCCTGGAACCGGACGGCCTATACGATCGCCCATCAGCACGATCAGTTTAATTCCTTCATCGGCGTCCGCGCGCTCGCCATGTCGTCGCTCGCGATGCACGACGCCCTCAACGGCATCGATCGGCGGTTCGAGCCGTATGCCACGCGCACCGACGCGCCCGACGCCGACCCCATAGCAGCCATCTCTCAGGCCGCGTACGACGTGCTCGCCGCGGCCTATCCGGCGCGGAAGGACACCTTGCGCGGCGAACTCGAACGCTGGCTGGGCACGGTCGACGACGCCGGCGCACGAGCGCGCGGGGTCGCGCTGGGTCACGAGACGGCCGCGGCCCTGATCCGCCTGCGCGACGGCGACGGCCACGAAAAAAACGGCGACTACACCCCGATGACCAAGCCGGGCGATTATCAGTACACGCCCGGTTTCGATTACGTCTGGAAGCCGGATTTTTCCTACGCCAGGCCTTTCACGCTCGACTCCCTCACCCAATTTCACGCCCCGCCGCCCCCGCCGCTCACCTCCGAGGCGTACGCCCGATCCCTGAACGAAGTGAAGGCGTACGGGAAAGCCGGCAGCACGGTCCGGTCGGCCGATCAAACCCACATCGCGCACTGGTGGGCCGAGTTCGGCGAGCACGGTTGGAACCGGATCGGCCGCATCACCGCGCAGGAACGCAACCTGCCGCTCTGGGAAACCGTGCGGATGTTCGCCCTGATCAACGTCAATCTGTACGACCTCTACCTGGTGTCCTTCGAGAGCAAATACGCGTACGACACCTGGCGCCCGTACACGGCCATTCGCCAGGCCGACGAGGACGGCAACCCCGCCACCGAGAAGGATCCGGACTGGCAGCCCGAGATGGTCACGCCCCCCTGGCCGGAGTACCCGTCAGCCCATGCGGCGGTCGGCGCCGGCGGCGCGGAGATCGTCGCGGCAGTTTATGGAACGCCGATGGTCGGTTTCACGATGGCCTCCGTCACGGCGCCGGAGGGGCAGCCGAACCGGACGTACGCCAGCCTCGACGCCGCCGCCGACGATTGTGCAGACTCGCGCATCTACAACGGCTTCCATTTCCGGTTCGCGACAGAGGCCGGCAAACGGCAGGGACGCGCACTGGCCCGCCACGTTGTACAGCGTATTTTGAGGCCTGTGAACCGGTGA
- a CDS encoding carboxypeptidase-like regulatory domain-containing protein, translated as MPARHYLALCFSAILFASCQPGGTTSSDIIQGVVTGPDGPEAGVWVIAETQDLATQYVKIVVTDDAGRYLLPELPAATYDVWVRGYGLVDSPKTRAEPGATLDLEAVPAPDERAAAFYYPAGHWYSLLRVPPRSDFPGTGPTGNGLSPNVKNQADFLRTIKSGTCTACHALGSIGTRTFHPAFPEYPSTEEAWERRLKSGQAGGQMTGAIAGLGGKRVYEMFADWTDRIAAGEYPEAPRRPEGLERNVVITQWDWADPKHYLHDVVSTDRRDPTVNANGPVYGALELSSDYIPVVDPVQNASRRIPLTVRDPNTQPASGPEMLEPSMYWGDEVLWDSKTNVHNPMLDERGRVWLTAAIRPSENPDFCKEGSDHPSAQVFPLNRSYRHLGFYDPATDVYTPVGTCFSTHHLMFAEDENHTLWTSGGGPVVGWLNRKLYDETGDEEAAQGWTPLILDTNGNGRRDAWTEPGEPMDPNKDMRITSGFYAVAPAPDGSVWASSLGFPGSVVRLTPGDDPTHTALAERFEPPLDAGGEPVHGWSPRGMDIDRNGVAWVALASGHLASFDRRKCTGPLNGPEATGQHCPEGWAFYTEPLPQLEGVDYEGSAGGSYYTWVDQFNTFGLGANTPINTGNGAEALLALQDGNWVVLRVPYPLGFYTKWMDGRIDDPNAGWKGRGLWTTISTRAPFHMEGGKGTSSKVMKFQLRPDPLAH; from the coding sequence ATGCCCGCACGACACTACCTCGCACTCTGTTTTTCCGCCATCCTCTTCGCCTCCTGCCAGCCGGGCGGCACGACATCGTCCGATATCATCCAGGGCGTCGTTACCGGTCCTGACGGGCCGGAGGCCGGCGTCTGGGTCATCGCCGAGACCCAGGATCTGGCCACGCAATACGTCAAGATCGTCGTCACCGACGACGCGGGGCGCTACCTCCTGCCCGAGCTGCCGGCGGCCACGTACGACGTCTGGGTGCGCGGCTACGGCCTGGTCGATTCGCCGAAGACGCGCGCCGAGCCGGGCGCCACGCTCGACCTCGAGGCCGTCCCGGCGCCCGACGAACGGGCGGCGGCCTTTTATTACCCCGCCGGCCACTGGTATTCGCTGCTCCGGGTGCCGCCAAGGAGCGACTTCCCCGGCACGGGCCCCACGGGCAACGGGCTCTCGCCCAACGTAAAAAACCAGGCCGACTTTCTCCGCACCATCAAATCAGGCACGTGCACGGCCTGCCATGCGCTCGGCAGCATCGGCACGCGCACCTTCCATCCGGCGTTTCCCGAGTACCCGAGCACCGAGGAAGCCTGGGAGCGCCGGCTGAAATCCGGACAGGCCGGCGGCCAGATGACCGGCGCCATCGCCGGGCTGGGCGGCAAGCGCGTGTATGAGATGTTCGCCGACTGGACCGACCGCATCGCCGCCGGCGAGTACCCGGAGGCGCCGCGCCGGCCCGAAGGCCTCGAACGCAACGTCGTCATCACCCAGTGGGACTGGGCCGATCCGAAACACTACCTCCACGACGTCGTCTCCACCGACCGCCGCGACCCCACCGTCAACGCGAACGGCCCCGTGTACGGCGCGCTCGAGCTGAGTTCCGACTACATCCCCGTCGTCGACCCGGTGCAGAACGCGTCCCGCCGGATCCCGCTCACCGTCCGCGACCCGAACACCCAGCCGGCGTCCGGCCCCGAGATGCTCGAACCTTCGATGTACTGGGGCGACGAGGTGCTCTGGGACAGCAAGACCAACGTCCACAACCCGATGCTCGACGAGCGCGGACGTGTCTGGCTGACGGCGGCCATTCGGCCCTCGGAAAACCCTGACTTCTGCAAGGAAGGGTCGGACCATCCCTCGGCCCAGGTTTTCCCACTCAACCGTTCGTACCGGCATCTGGGCTTTTACGACCCGGCCACCGATGTCTATACGCCCGTCGGCACCTGCTTCAGCACGCACCACCTCATGTTTGCCGAGGACGAAAACCACACGCTGTGGACAAGCGGCGGCGGACCCGTCGTCGGCTGGCTGAATCGGAAGCTGTACGACGAGACGGGCGACGAAGAAGCCGCGCAGGGCTGGACGCCGCTCATCCTCGACACCAACGGCAACGGCCGGCGGGACGCGTGGACCGAACCGGGCGAGCCGATGGACCCGAACAAGGACATGCGTATCACGTCGGGCTTCTACGCCGTCGCGCCGGCGCCCGACGGATCGGTCTGGGCCTCGTCGCTCGGATTCCCGGGCTCGGTCGTCCGGCTGACACCCGGCGACGACCCCACGCATACGGCCCTGGCCGAGCGGTTCGAACCGCCGCTCGATGCCGGCGGCGAGCCCGTGCACGGCTGGTCGCCGCGCGGGATGGACATCGACCGCAACGGCGTCGCCTGGGTGGCGCTCGCCAGCGGGCATCTGGCCAGCTTCGACCGGCGCAAGTGCACCGGACCGCTCAACGGCCCGGAGGCGACCGGTCAGCACTGTCCGGAAGGGTGGGCGTTCTACACGGAACCGCTCCCGCAGCTCGAAGGCGTCGACTACGAAGGCAGCGCCGGCGGGAGCTATTACACTTGGGTGGATCAGTTCAACACCTTCGGCCTGGGCGCCAACACCCCGATCAACACCGGCAACGGCGCCGAAGCGCTGCTGGCTCTCCAGGATGGGAATTGGGTCGTGCTGCGCGTTCCGTATCCGCTGGGCTTCTATACCAAATGGATGGACGGCCGCATCGACGACCCGAACGCCGGCTGGAAAGGGCGCGGGTTGTGGACCACCATCAGCACCCGGGCCCCCTTCCACATGGAAGGCGGCAAAGGCACGTCCAGCAAGGTCATGAAATTCCAGCTGCGCCCGGATCCCCTGGCGCACTGA